The proteins below are encoded in one region of Mangifera indica cultivar Alphonso chromosome 7, CATAS_Mindica_2.1, whole genome shotgun sequence:
- the LOC123220848 gene encoding uncharacterized protein LOC123220848: MRFQVSVSAFPRFHVSPFPFPCYIALPPLLVFVYYHYCRLPPVSTTTIFHLTEALKPVASTIVQKLSTQQPSLERRLKVLKETSAEICVTLHLEEDVCKLAYLNILNCLLMFHRWIIIFHVYRNKSYKSLIDQLPLIMLSSVLIHKNVATTTRDAFESATYAAMVARTASELLRSESQDYDTDNDGGGFSH; this comes from the exons atgcGTTTCCAAGTTTCCGTTTCcgcgtttccacgtttccacgtttctccgtttccgtttccgtgttACATAGCTCTTCCACCACTGTTGGTTTTCGTCTACTACCATTACTGTCGGCTTCCCCCTGTTAGCACCACTACCATCTTCCATTTAACAGAAGCTTTGAAACCAGTTGCATCCACG ATTGTGCAGAAGTTGTCGACTCAACAGCCTAGCTTGGAGAGGAGATTGAAAGTGCTCAAGGAGACTTCTGCTGAAATTTGTGTCACTCTTCATTTGGAGGAAGATGTTTGTAAACTTGCATACTTGAACATTCTAAACTGCTTGTTAATGTTTCATCGCTGGATAATTATTTTCCATGTTTATAGGAACAAAAGCTACAAGAGCCTAATAGATCAGCTACCCCTGATAATGCTAAGCTCGGTGTTGATACACAA AAATGTGGCTACAACTACTCGAGATGCTTTTGAATCAGCTACTTACGCAGCTATGGTGGCAAGGACTGCTAGTGAACTCTTAAGGTCTGAATCACAGGACTATGATACAGATAATGATGGTGGTGGTTTCAGTCATTGA